The following are encoded together in the Phragmites australis chromosome 19, lpPhrAust1.1, whole genome shotgun sequence genome:
- the LOC133900223 gene encoding putative serpin-Z5, which produces MDPDDPNQDTVHVVANAIYFKGEWRFPFKKENTFDREFHRLDGSSIEVPFLQSWCSKCIACHKGFKVLKLPYEEMDDREYNWEVYRSLPKFSMCVFLPNDRKGLRSVVEKIASSPKFLHNHLPTEYVPVGEFRLPKFKLTFESNIVDDLNDLGLHLPFDDEKANMTDMLLEEDKRGLSVNGVLHKAVIEMNEEGSEAAAVTVESDDDMGYSLYDDYVTSPEPVNFVADHPFAFFIVEETSGATVFAGHVLDPSKEQ; this is translated from the coding sequence ATGGACCCGGACGACCCAAACCAGGACACGGTGCACGTCGTCGCCAACGCCATCTACTTCAAGGGCGAGTGGCGCTTCCCCTTCAAGAAGGAGAACACCTTCGACCGCGAGTTCCACCGCCTCGACGGCAGCTCCATTGAGGTTCCCTTCCTGCAGAGCTGGTGCTCCAAGTGCATCGCCTGCCACAAGGGGTTCAAGGTTCTCAAGCTGCCGTACGAGGAGATGGACGATCGCGAGTACAACTGGGAGGTGTACCGCAGCCTACCGAAGTTCTCCATGTGCGTCTTCCTCCCCAACGACCGCAAGGGCCTGCGAAGCGTGGTGGAAAAGATCGCGTCCTCCCCCAAGTTCCTGCACAACCACCTCCCGACGGAGTATGTCCCGGTTGGCGAGTTCCGGCTGCCGAAGTTCAAGCTAACCTTCGAGAGCAACATCGTCGATGACCTTAATGATCTGGGCCTTCACCTCCCGTTCGACGACGAGAAGGCGAACATGACCGACATGCTTCTTGAGGAAGACAAGAGGGGCTTAAGTGTGAACGGAGTCCTCCACAAGGCTGTGATCGAGATGAACGAGGAGGGGAGCGAGGCTGCGGCCGTCACCGTGGAATCCGACGACGACATGGGGTACTCACTCTATGATGACTACGTGACATCGCCCGAGCCTGTGAACTTCGTCGCCGACCATCCGTTCGCCTTCTTCATCGTGGAGGAGACGTCGGGCGCCACTGTTTTTGCTGGGCATGTGCTCGATCCTTCTAAGGAACAGTAG
- the LOC133900222 gene encoding putative serpin-Z5 — translation MAAGKEKEATSACQTGQASLAARLLKGISTATADKGYNLVFSPLSIHVALALMSTAAAGDTLDEILRVAGAPSREELAAFVRAMVVDRVLADRSGIGGPSLSFACGAWTDKSWPLRPAYVDTVVGTFKGNTWAVDFQNNPVESRQQINAWVA, via the exons ATGGCGGCGGGTAAGGAAAAGGAAGCCACGAGCGCCTGCCAGACCGGGCAGGCGTCGCTTGCGGCGCGCCTGCTCAAGGGCATCTCGACGGCCACCGCAGACAAGGGCTACAACCTCGTCTTCTCGCCGCTGTCCATCCACGTCGCGCTCGCGCTGATGTCGACTGCCGCCGCAGGGGACACCCTTGACGAGATCCTCCGCGTCGCCGGCGCGCCGTCACGGGAGGAGCTCGCCGCGTTCGTGAGGGCCATGGTGGTGGACCGCGTCCTCGCCGACCGGTCGGGCATCGGCGGGCCGAGCCTCTCGTTCGCGTGCGGCGCGTGGACCGACAAGAGCTGGCCGCTCAGGCCCGCGTACGTCGACACCGTCGTCGGGACGTTCAAGGGCAACACATGGGCCGTCGACTTCCAGAACAAT CCAGTTGAATCAAGACAGCAGATCAACGCATGGGTGGCCTAG